The genomic interval ACTGTTGGCGATCGCAGAAGCTTAAAATTTTCTCTGAGTTTGAGTAATCTGAGTTTGAGCAATTCTAAAACACGCCTAAAAATCTCCGTATGACCCACTTGCCCATCTGTTCCGAGGCTTGTCGATGAGCTTGCCATCCCATCCGCCTCATTCCTTGTGCTTGGTGACTGGGCCTGCTCGCTCTGGTAAAAGTGAATGGGCAGAAGCCCTGGCTATGCAGTCAGGCAAAGCCGTGATTTATGTCGCTACCGCCCAAACGAATCCCAGCGACCTAGAATGGCAAGCCCGGATTGAACGCCATCGCGATCGCCGTCCAGAAACGTGGCAAACGATTCAAGAACCCTTCGACCTAGCCAGAGTGATTCAGCAGGCACCACCCAACGTATGCTTGCTAGTAGACTCCCTCGGCACTTGGCTTGCCAACTTCCTAGAGCAAGATGAGACAGCTTGGGTGCAAACCCAACAAACTTTGCTGCACAGCTTGCAACAAA from Trichocoleus desertorum ATA4-8-CV12 carries:
- the cobU gene encoding bifunctional adenosylcobinamide kinase/adenosylcobinamide-phosphate guanylyltransferase, producing MSLPSHPPHSLCLVTGPARSGKSEWAEALAMQSGKAVIYVATAQTNPSDLEWQARIERHRDRRPETWQTIQEPFDLARVIQQAPPNVCLLVDSLGTWLANFLEQDETAWVQTQQTLLHSLQQTQSQIIFVAEETGWGVVPAYPIGRAFRDRLGTLVRHISAIAGAVYLVTGGYVLNLTDLGTPLSKALEGGKKEH